In the genome of Raphanus sativus cultivar WK10039 chromosome 4, ASM80110v3, whole genome shotgun sequence, one region contains:
- the LOC108851143 gene encoding uncharacterized protein LOC108851143 → MEKAKLPFKKRFARNGSSIELMVDDYMKAKGTRGRFGDSPKVLQCLECKGFGHVQAECTNLQKRKKKNESGTDSDDGEELKNLVAFTTFVPSSKTKSATGSASASVSGSSCGGEDDARSDDDDGEFDLGKNYERLYENWLKQVDANSQFAKEKAKLEAQVVEALKYASEKEEEARQAVARLAETQKGLKMLNGGTKQLDHLLNIGKSDRCGLGYQGECSTVKGVFVSAGKAEVLATSTTRPEVKVSAKKTSNGKTAVKTATDVKNATATHTATPRCFKLLREKNQMVQTYGAYGMRSHGPICYSCGVQGHIDVSVSSQFKELIMEDLITMEMVEWDFLLTLEDIDLHISF, encoded by the exons ATGGAGAAAGCTAAGTTGCCTTTCAAGAAGCGTTTTGCTAGGAATGGATCTTCTATAGAGTTGATGGTTGATGATTACATGAAGGCGAAAGGAACAAGAGGAAGATTTGGTGATTCCCCAAAGGTTCTACAGTGCCTTGAATGCAAAGGTTTTGGGCATGTACAAGCTGAATGTACAAATCTGCAGAagcggaagaagaagaatgaatcTGGTACTGATTCAGATGATGGTGAGGAGTTGAAGAACTTGGTGGCGTTCACAACTTTTGTGCCTAGTTCTAAGACGAAATCTGCGACGGGGTCTGCATCAGCGTCTGTGTCAGGGTCTTCATGTGGAGGTGAAGATGATGCTAGAAGTGATGACGATGATGGAGAGTTTGATCTTGGTAAGAATTATGAGAGGCTGTATGAGAATTGGCTCAAGCAGGTTGATGCTAATTCACAGTTTGCTAAGGAGAAAGCCAAGTTAGAAGCTCAAGTTGTTGAAGCACTTAAGTATGcttcagagaaagaagaagaagcacgacAGGCTGTGGCTAGACTTGCAGAGACTCAGAAGGGTTTGAAGATGCTGAATGGTGGGACGAAACAGCTAGATCATCTTCTCAATATTGGGAAAAGTGATCGATGTGGCCTTGGATATCAAGGAGAATGTTCTACAGTTAAAGGTGTTTTTGTATCAGCAGGAAAAGCTGAGGTGTTAGCTACGTCTACTACAAGACCAGAGGTTAAGGTGTCTGCAAAGAAGACATCTAATGGAAAGACTGCAGTGAAGACTGCAACTGATGTGAAGAACGCGACTGCTACGCATACTGCTAC GCCAAGGTGTTTTAAGTTGCTGAGGGAGAAGAATCAGATGGTGCAAACTTATGGTGCTTATGGTATGAGAAGTCATGGTCCTATATGTTATTCTTGTGGAGTTCAAGGGCATATTGACGTGAGTGTTTCAAGCCAGTTCAAGGAGCTAATCATGGAGGATTTAATCACTATGGAGATGGTGGAATGGGATTTCCTTCTTACTTTGGAGGATATAGATcttcatattagtttttga
- the LOC108855099 gene encoding kinesin-like protein KIN-12A, protein MKHFMSPRNGIFRDGGGEPPHSPNPSTSRSKPPRKTRSAKENAPPPNQNSSTPDHKSAAKMKNPLPPRPPPSNPLKRKLCADAAADNTVSGLSDSGVKVIVRMKPPNKSEEEDMIVHKISSDSLAISGQTFTFDSIADSESTQEHMFQLVGAPLVENCLSGFNSSVFAYGQTGSGKTYTMWGPANGLLEEHLSGDQRGLTPRVFEHLFARIKEEQVKHADRQLIYQCHCSLLEIYNEQITDLLDPSRKNLMIREDAKSGVYVVGLTVKNVENLTDVSQLLVKGLGNRRSGATSVNAESSRSHCVLTCVVESRCKDVADGISSFKTSRINLVDLAGSERQKLTGAAGERLKEAGNINRSLSQLGNLINILAEISQSGKQRHIPYRDSRLTFLLQDSLGGNAKLAVVSAISPSQSCKSETLSTLRFAQRAKSIQNKAVVNEVMQDDVKVLREVISELRDELQRMKDDRNKPTNPSVAYSTAWNVRRSMNVLRSFGLGHPRFLPHEDDDGDVEMEIDEAAVDRLCAQVGLQSSPASKRINHDVNSVESIRSSLQTLKDERHNNSHPKSSDGQSIEKQSPVDTDVAMEDACCQSENHVPETVVNVRTETETSIAADQIKTPLLTLDQGSNLQPILVKDAICSSPNEAEDVSSFPDLVLEDVTSANVLIADGLDPLGPSPILKSPTQSVSPTIRNSRKSLRTSEMSTASQKDTEGDNLAAADPSLATSSKKMRNFPSALSTQKSKDFPVGTEHLAASLHKGIKLLESYCQSTAQRRSTFRFSLKAPDSKPSTFVSKADVGVQTFPEADAISEENTKEFLCSKCKCREEFDDTQQINDMPNLQLVPVDNLVPADNSEVTEKPKSQVPKAVERVLAGSIRREMALEDFCAKQASEITQLNRLVQQYKHERECNSIIGQTREDKIIRLEGLMDGVLPKEDFLDEEFASLLHEHKLLKDMYQNHPEVLQTKIELERAQEEVESFRNFYGDMGEREVLLEEIQDLKMQLQCYIDPSLTSARKTCSLLKLTYQAPQVNTISEAPNEGLEKALEQERLRWTEAETKWISLAEELRTELEASKVVINKQKHELDIEKRCAEELKQAMQMAMEGHARMLEQYADLEEKHMQLLARHRKIQEGIDDVKKSAARAGVRGAESRFINALAAEISALKVEKEKERQYLRDENKSLQTQLRDTAEAVQAAGELLVRLKEAEEGLTVAQKRAMDAEYEAADAYKQIDKLKRKHENEIKTLVQQSHMHNKESSSVKCDEAVEPSATTSEQRWRDEFEPLYEKESEFSKLVAEPSWFSGYDRCNI, encoded by the exons ATGAAACATTTCATGTCGCCAAGAAACGGTATCTTCCGCGACGGCGGCGGAGAGCCGCCGCACTCTCCAAACCCTAGCACATCGAGATCGAAGCCCCCACGCAAAACCAGATCCGCAAAAGAAAACGCTCCTCCTCCCAATCAAAACTCCTCCACTCCCGACCATAAATCGGCGGCCAAAATGAAGAATCCGTTACCCCCACGCCCACCGCCGTCTAATCCTCTCAAACGGAAGCTCTGTGCAGACGCCGCGGCGGATAATACCGTATCTGGTCTCTCAGACTCCGGCGTCAAG GTTATAGTTAGAATGAAGCCTCCGAACAaaagtgaggaagaagatatgatAGTACATAAGATATCCAGTGATTCTCTCGCAATCAGTGGGCAGACTTTCACCTTCGACTCAATCGCTGATTCAGAGTCGACACAG GAACATATGTTTCAGCTAGTGGGAGCACCTCTTGTTGAGAATTGTTTATCTGGGTTTAACAGTTCTGTATTTGCCTATGGACAG ACTGGTAGCGGGAAGACATATACCATGTGGGGTCCTGCAAATGGACTGTTGGAAGAGCACCTCAGTGGTGACCAAAGAGGTCTCACCCCACGCGTCTTTGAGCACCTGTTTGCTCGAATCAAAGAG GAACAAGTCAAGCATGCAGACAGGCAACTCATTTACCAGTGCCACTGTTCTTTACTCGAG ATTTATAACGAGCAGATAACAGATCTACTGGATCCGAGCCGGAAAAATCTGATG ATTCGAGAAGATGCCAAGTCAGGTGTTTATGTTGTAGGCCTGACTGTGAAAAACGTAGAGAACTTGACAGACGTGTCGCAGCTTCTGGTTAAG GGATTGGGAAATAGAAGGAGTGGTGCAACGAGTGTGAATGCAGAGAGTTCAAGGTCACATTGTGTCCTTACTTGCGTTGTTGAATCCCGATGCAAG GATGTAGCAGATGGGATAAGCAGCTTTAAGACGAGCAGAATAAACCTTGTTGATCTGGCTGGTTCGGAACGACAAAAGTTAACTGGTGCGGCAGGAGAACGTCTGAAGGAAGCTGGAAATATCAATCGATCTCTCTCACAGCTAGG GAACTTGATAAACATCCTCGCGGAGATTTCTCAATCAGGGAAGCAAAGGCATATACCTTATAGGGATTCCAGGTTGACATTTTTGTTGCAAGATTCTCTTGGTGGGAATGCAAAGTTAGCAGTGGTCTCTGCAATATCTCCGTCACAAAG TTGCAAGAGCGAAACCTTAAGCACTTTGAGATTTGCTCAGCGTGCAAAATCAATACAGAACAAGGCTGTAGTGAATGAAGTGATGCAAGATGATGTCAAAGTCTTACGTGAAGTAATAAGCGAGCTGAGG GATGAACTACAAAGGATGAAGGATGATAGAAATAAACCAACGAATCCAAGTGTAGCTTATTCTACTGCATGGAACGTACGTAGAAGTATGAATGTATTAAGAAGTTTTGGTCTGGGTCATCCAAGGTTCTTGCCTCACGAAGATGATGACGGAGATGTTGAGATGGAAATTGATGAGGCTGCTGTTGATAGACTTTGTGCTCAAGTGGGTTTGCAATCATCTCCAGCTTCCAAGAGGATCAATCATGATGTGAACTCAGTAGAGAGTATACGTTCATCCCTACAAACCCTTAAGGACGAAAGACACAACAATTCGCATCCTAAATCATCTGATGGACAATCTATAGAAAAGCAGTCTCCTGTGGACACAGATGTCGCCATGGAGGATGCTTGTTGCCAATCTGAAAACCATGTACCAGAAACAGTGGTTAATGTGAGAACGGAGACAGAGACCAGCATTGCAGCAGATCAGATCAAGACACCCTTGCTTACATTGGATCAAGGTTCGAATTTGCAGCCTATTTTAGTAAAGGATGCTATTTGCTCTTCACCGAACGAAGCAGAAGATGTGTCATCATTCCCTGACTTGGTTCTGGAAGACGTTACATCTGCAAATGTATTGATAGCTGATGGATTAGATCCACTTGGTCCTTCGCCTATATTAAAATCTCCCACACAGAGCGTCTCTCCTACAATAAGAAATAGCAGGAAAAGCTTGAGGACATCGGAAATGTCAACTGCATCTCAAAAGGATACTGAGGGAGACAATTTAGCAGCGGCGGACCCATCTTTGGCTACATCATCCAAAAAGATGCGTAATTTTCCTAGTGCTTTGTCTACACAGAAGAGCAAAGATTTTCCCGTAGGAACCGAGCATTTAGCAGCTAGCCTCCACAAAGGAATTAAACTCCTCGAGTCATATTGCCAGAGTACAGCTCAAAGACGATCGACATTCAGGTTTTCCTTGAAAGCTCCAGATAGTAAGCCTTCGACCTTTGTAAGTAAGGCTGATGTAGGTGTGCAGACCTTTCCCGAAGCTGATGCTATATCAGAGGAGAATACAAAAGAGTTTCTTTGCAGTAAATGTAAATGCAGAGAAGAATTTGATGATACCCAGCAAATAAATGACATGCCAAATCTTCAGCTAGTACCTGTTGACAACTTAGTGCCTGCTGACAACTCAGAAGTGACAGAAAAACCCAAGAGCCAGGTTCCTAAA GCAGTGGAAAGGGTTCTAGCAGGATCCATCAGGAGGGAAATGGCTTTAGAAGATTTCTGCGCTAAACAAGCCTCTGAGATAACTCAACTTAATCGATTG GTACAACAATACAAACATGAGAGAGAGTGCAACTCCATCATAGGACAAACAAGGGAGGACAAAATCATTCGCCTTGAAGGCCTTATGGACGGCGTTTTACCTAAGGAAGACTTCCTGGATGAAGAGTTTGCTTCTCTCCTACATGAACATAAG CTTCTGAAGGATATGTATCAGAATCACCCTGAAGTGTTGCAGACTAAAATTGAGTTGGAAAGAGCGCAAGAAGAGGTCGAGAGTTTCAGGAACTTTTATGGTGACATGGGAGAAAGGGAAGTGCTATTGGAAGAAATACAGGATCTAAAGATGCAGCTACAATGTTACATCGACCCTTCTCTTACATCAGCTCGGAAAACGTGTTCCCTGCTCAAGCTGACATACCAAGCTCCCCAAGTTAACACAATTTCTGAAGCACCGAACGAGGGTCTTGAGAAGGCATTGGAACAGGAAAGACTTCGTTGGACCGAGGCAGAGACGAAATGGATTTCTCTCGCCGAGGAGCTAAGAACTGAGCTTGAAGCCAGCAAGGTGGTGATAAATAAGCAGAAACATGAACTTGATATTGAGAAAAGATGTGCGGAAGAGCTGAAACAAGCGATGCAAATGGCCATGGAAGGGCATGCAAGGATGCTTGAACAGTATGCAGATCTTGAAGAGAAGCATATGCAATTGCTCGCAAGGCATAGGAAGATTCAAGAAGGAATCGATGATGTTAAAAAGTCAGCTGCAAGAGCCGGAGTCAGAGGAGCAGAGTCCAGATTCATAAACGCACTGGCAGCAGAGATTTCAGCATTGAAGGTagaaaaggagaaagagagacaaTACTTGAGAGATGAGAATAAAAGTCTCCAGACACAACTTAGAGATACAGCGGAAGCCGTACAAGCAGCTGGAGAGTTACTTGTTCGGCTTAAAGAGGCTGAGGAAGGATTAACAGTTGCACAG AAACGAGCGATGGATGCAGAGTATGAAGCTGCAGACGCATATAAACAGATTGATAAGCTGAAGAGGAAACATGAGAACGAAATCAAGACTCTCGTCCAACAATCTCATATGCACAACAAAGAAAGCTCCTCTGTAAAATGTGATGAAGCCGTGGAACCATCTGCAACTACGAGTGAGCAGCGATGGAGAGATGAGTTTGAGCCGCTGTACGAGAAAGAATCCGAGTTTTCAAAGCTTGTTGCTGAACCCTCTTGGTTCTCGGGTTACGACCGGTGCAACATATAA
- the LOC108854886 gene encoding protein transport protein SEC23 F isoform X1 encodes MAEMANMDPEGMDGVRMTWNVWPRTKVEASKCVVPLAASISPIRRHSDIPSLPYAPLRCRTCVSVLNAFSRVDFAAKIWICPFCFQRNPFPPQYHMISDTNLPGELYPQYTTVEYALPPSTGQFDPRTAAAPPQTPPPVFVFVLDTCMIEEELGFAKSALKQAIGLLPENALVGFVSFGTQAHVHELGFSEMSKVFVFKGNKEVSKDQVLDQLGLSSRRAPTSGFPKGAQNGFQSAAGVNRFLLPASDCEYTLDLLLDELQTDQWPVQPGHRPQRCTGVALSVAAGLLGACLPGTGVRIVALVGGPCTEGPGTIISKDLSDPVRSHKDLDKDAAPYYKKAVKFYDSIAKQLVAQGHVLDLFASALDQVGVAEMKVAVESTGGLVVLSESFGHSVFKDSFKRVFEDGEQSLGLCFNGTLEINCSKDIKIQGVIGPCSSLEKKGASVADTVIGEGNTNAWKLCGLDKSTCLTVFFDLSSTGSNAPGTVNPQFYLQFVTSYQNPEGQTLLRVTTITRQWVDTALSTEELVQGFDQETAAVVMARLASFKMETEEGFDATRWLDRTLIRLCSKFGDYRKDDPTSFTLNPYFSLFPQFMFNLRRSQFVQVFNNSPDETAYFRMLLNRENISNATVMIQPSLTSYTFSSPPQPALLDVASIAADRILLLDAYFSVVVFHGMTIAQWRNMGYHEQPEHEAFAQLLQAPQEDSQMIVRERFPVPRLVVCDQHGSQARFLLAKLNPSATYNSANEMSAGSDVIFTDDVSLQVFFEHLQKLAVQS; translated from the exons ATGGCTGAGATGGCGAACATGGATCCCGAAGGCATGGACGGAGTTCGCATGACGTGGAACGTCTGGCCTCGCACCAAAGTGGAAGCGAGCAAGTGCGTGGTCCCACTCGCCGCCTCAATCTCCCCGATCCGTCGCCACTCCGACATCCCTTCCCTCCCTTACGCCCCCCTCAGATGCCGAACCTGCGTCTCCGTCCTCAACGCCTTCTCCCGCGTCGATTTCGCCGCCAAGATCTGGATCTGCCCTTTCTGCTTCCAGCGCAACCCTTTCCCTCCTCAATACCACATGATCTCCGACACCAATCTCCCCGGCGAGCTTTACCCTCAGTACACCACCGTCGAGTACGCTCTTCCTCCCTCCACCGGTCAATTCGATCCCAGAACCGCCGCTGCTCCGCCTCAGACGCCTCCTCCTGTCTTCGTCTTTGTTCTCGACACGTGTATGATCGAGGAGGAGCTTGGATTCGCTAAATCCGCGCTCAAGCAGGCGATCGGGTTGCTTCCGGAGAACGCTTTGGTTGGGTTTGTGTCTTTTGGGACGCAGGCTCATGTTCATGAGCTGGGGTTCTCGGAGATGTCTAAAGTCTTTGTCTTTAAAGGGAACAAAGAAGTCTCTAAGGATCAGGTTTTGGATCAGTTGGGGCTTTCTTCGAGAAGAGCTCCCACTTCTGGTTTCCCCAAAGGAGCTCAAAATGGGTTCCAGAGTGCTGCTGGTGTCAACAGGTTCTTGCTGCCTGCGTCTGATTGTGAATACACACTGGACTTG CTTTTGGATGAGCTGCAGACAGACCAGTGGCCTGTTCAGCCGGGTCATCGTCCCCAACGATGCACTGGTGTGGCGTTGAGTGTAGCTGCTGGACTGCTTGGAGCTTGCTTGCCTGGTACTGGGGTTAGAATTGTAGCTTTGGTCGGAGGTCCATGTACTGAGGGCCCTGGAACG ATTATCTCAAAGGATTTGTCAGATCCTGTGCGGTCTCACAAAGATCTAGATAAAGATGCTGCCCCTTACTATAAGAAAGCTGTCAAGTTTTATGATAGTATTGCAAAGCAGCTGGTCGCTCAGGGTCATGTGTTAGACCTTTTCGCTTCCGCACTTGATCAG GTTGGGGTTGCTGAAATGAAAGTTGCAGTTGAAAGTACCGGTGGCCTTGTTGTTCTATCTGAAAGTTTTGGGCATTCCGTATTTAAAGATTCCTTCAAACGGGTGTTTGAAGATGGCGAGCAGTCTCTTGGCCTCTGCTTTAA TGGCACGCTTGAGATTAATTGCTCAAAAGATATCAAAATTCAAGGGGTTATCGGGCCTTGCTCATCATTAGAAAAG AAAGGTGCCAGTGTTGCCGACACAGTCATTGGAGAGGGGAATACCAATGCTTGGAAGTTATGTGGCCTCGACAAGAGTACTTGCTTGACTGTATTCTTTGATCTATCCTCAACCGGGTCAAATGCTCCTGGAACTGTAAATCCTCAGTTTTATTTGCAGTTTGTTACAAG TTACCAAAACCCTGAAGGTCAAACATTGCTCAGGGTTACAACAATAACCAGACAGTGGGTAGATACTGCTTTGAGCACAGAG GAACTTGTGCAAGGCTTTGATCAAGAAACTGCTGCTGTTGTCATGGCAAGATTAGCTTCCTTTAAAATGGAAACAGAG GAGGGATTTGATGCTACTCGATGGCTAGATCGGACTCTCATTCGTCTGTGTTCAAAATTCGGTGACTATAGAAAGGATGACCCAACATCGTTTACGCTGAATCCATATTTTTCACTGTTCCCTCAATTCATGTTTAACCTGCGGAGGTCACAGTTTGTCCAG GTCTTTAACAATAGTCCAGATGAAACTGCATACTTCCGCATGTTGTTAAACAGGGAGAATATTTCGAATGCAACGGTCATGATCCAACCATCGCTGACATCATATACATTCAGTTCACCACCTCAGCCAGCTTTGCTCGATGTGGCTTCTATTGCAGCCGACAGAATTCTTCTATTAGATGCATATTTTAGTGTTGTTGTCTTCCATGGAATGACCATAGCACAGTGGCGAAACATGGGTTATCATGAGCAGCCTGAACATGAG GCCTTTGCTCAGCTATTGCAAGCTCCCCAAGAGGATTCCCAGATGATAGTGCGGGAGCGTTTCCCTGTCCCGAGATTAGTTGTGTGTGATCAACATGGATCTCAG GCAAGGTTTTTATTGGCAAAGCTGAATCCATCAGCGACTTATAACAGTGCAAACGAGATGTCAGCTGGGTCTGATGTAATCTTCACTGACGACGTGAGCCTGCAAGTCTTTTTTGAGCATCTCCAGAAACTGGCCGTGCAATCCTGA
- the LOC108854886 gene encoding protein transport protein SEC23 F isoform X2, producing the protein MAEMANMDPEGMDGVRMTWNVWPRTKVEASKCVVPLAASISPIRRHSDIPSLPYAPLRCRTCVSVLNAFSRVDFAAKIWICPFCFQRNPFPPQYHMISDTNLPGELYPQYTTVEYALPPSTGQFDPRTAAAPPQTPPPVFVFVLDTCMIEEELGFAKSALKQAIGLLPENALVGFVSFGTQAHVHELGFSEMSKVFVFKGNKEVSKDQVLDQLGLSSRRAPTSGFPKGAQNGFQSAAGVNRFLLPASDCEYTLDLLLDELQTDQWPVQPGHRPQRCTGVALSVAAGLLGACLPGTGVRIVALVGGPCTEGPGTIISKDLSDPVRSHKDLDKDAAPYYKKAVKFYDSIAKQLVAQGHVLDLFASALDQVGVAEMKVAVESTGGLVVLSESFGHSVFKDSFKRVFEDGEQSLGLCFNGTLEINCSKDIKIQGVIGPCSSLEKKGASVADTVIGEGNTNAWKLCGLDKSTCLTVFFDLSSTGSNAPGTVNPQFYLQFVTSYQNPEGQTLLRVTTITRQWVDTALSTEELVQGFDQETAAVVMARLASFKMETEEGFDATRWLDRTLIRLCSKFGDYRKDDPTSFTLNPYFSLFPQFMFNLRRSQFVQDLSQLCSMWLLLQPTEFFY; encoded by the exons ATGGCTGAGATGGCGAACATGGATCCCGAAGGCATGGACGGAGTTCGCATGACGTGGAACGTCTGGCCTCGCACCAAAGTGGAAGCGAGCAAGTGCGTGGTCCCACTCGCCGCCTCAATCTCCCCGATCCGTCGCCACTCCGACATCCCTTCCCTCCCTTACGCCCCCCTCAGATGCCGAACCTGCGTCTCCGTCCTCAACGCCTTCTCCCGCGTCGATTTCGCCGCCAAGATCTGGATCTGCCCTTTCTGCTTCCAGCGCAACCCTTTCCCTCCTCAATACCACATGATCTCCGACACCAATCTCCCCGGCGAGCTTTACCCTCAGTACACCACCGTCGAGTACGCTCTTCCTCCCTCCACCGGTCAATTCGATCCCAGAACCGCCGCTGCTCCGCCTCAGACGCCTCCTCCTGTCTTCGTCTTTGTTCTCGACACGTGTATGATCGAGGAGGAGCTTGGATTCGCTAAATCCGCGCTCAAGCAGGCGATCGGGTTGCTTCCGGAGAACGCTTTGGTTGGGTTTGTGTCTTTTGGGACGCAGGCTCATGTTCATGAGCTGGGGTTCTCGGAGATGTCTAAAGTCTTTGTCTTTAAAGGGAACAAAGAAGTCTCTAAGGATCAGGTTTTGGATCAGTTGGGGCTTTCTTCGAGAAGAGCTCCCACTTCTGGTTTCCCCAAAGGAGCTCAAAATGGGTTCCAGAGTGCTGCTGGTGTCAACAGGTTCTTGCTGCCTGCGTCTGATTGTGAATACACACTGGACTTG CTTTTGGATGAGCTGCAGACAGACCAGTGGCCTGTTCAGCCGGGTCATCGTCCCCAACGATGCACTGGTGTGGCGTTGAGTGTAGCTGCTGGACTGCTTGGAGCTTGCTTGCCTGGTACTGGGGTTAGAATTGTAGCTTTGGTCGGAGGTCCATGTACTGAGGGCCCTGGAACG ATTATCTCAAAGGATTTGTCAGATCCTGTGCGGTCTCACAAAGATCTAGATAAAGATGCTGCCCCTTACTATAAGAAAGCTGTCAAGTTTTATGATAGTATTGCAAAGCAGCTGGTCGCTCAGGGTCATGTGTTAGACCTTTTCGCTTCCGCACTTGATCAG GTTGGGGTTGCTGAAATGAAAGTTGCAGTTGAAAGTACCGGTGGCCTTGTTGTTCTATCTGAAAGTTTTGGGCATTCCGTATTTAAAGATTCCTTCAAACGGGTGTTTGAAGATGGCGAGCAGTCTCTTGGCCTCTGCTTTAA TGGCACGCTTGAGATTAATTGCTCAAAAGATATCAAAATTCAAGGGGTTATCGGGCCTTGCTCATCATTAGAAAAG AAAGGTGCCAGTGTTGCCGACACAGTCATTGGAGAGGGGAATACCAATGCTTGGAAGTTATGTGGCCTCGACAAGAGTACTTGCTTGACTGTATTCTTTGATCTATCCTCAACCGGGTCAAATGCTCCTGGAACTGTAAATCCTCAGTTTTATTTGCAGTTTGTTACAAG TTACCAAAACCCTGAAGGTCAAACATTGCTCAGGGTTACAACAATAACCAGACAGTGGGTAGATACTGCTTTGAGCACAGAG GAACTTGTGCAAGGCTTTGATCAAGAAACTGCTGCTGTTGTCATGGCAAGATTAGCTTCCTTTAAAATGGAAACAGAG GAGGGATTTGATGCTACTCGATGGCTAGATCGGACTCTCATTCGTCTGTGTTCAAAATTCGGTGACTATAGAAAGGATGACCCAACATCGTTTACGCTGAATCCATATTTTTCACTGTTCCCTCAATTCATGTTTAACCTGCGGAGGTCACAGTTTGTCCAGG ACCTCAGCCAGCTTTGCTCGATGTGGCTTCTATTGCAGCCGACAGAATTCTTCTATTAG
- the LOC108853179 gene encoding agamous-like MADS-box protein AGL16, which translates to MVKKGTKRKPTIERITKRESAATTFTKRTYGLHSKIAQLCLLTDAQIAVLATPPSANSNVSFFSFGHSSVDSIVKAFLTGERPVREERDDDKEDLGICFARKELGLPQWWEDDALLKSKNLQELNRAVNSMSRLLTKIKELRADDAADEQEQPPPLKKKMKKTEPTVEQTLVLHKTLDCNNNVMTEEEELDHIMSTCESFCLPRNNNKMTEPTVDQPLIFPSDICVPDSNDFSTGEMSLAYEIEDINQLIDFDLDTTSVFLDDWLLESGDGFVETTTTTTTTQESNSYYVACDYDASALNEEDTDFSDYLTQFLQS; encoded by the coding sequence ATGGTGAAGAAAGGTACAAAGAGGAAGCCTACGATTGAGAGGATCACGAAACGTGAATCTGCGGCGACGACTTTCACGAAACGAACCTACGGTCTCCATAGCAAAATCGCACAGCTCTGTCTTCTCACTGACGCACAGATCGCTGTGTTGGCGACACCTCCTTCTGCTAACTCCAACgtaagcttcttctccttcggTCATTCTTCCGTTGATTCCATCGTCAAAGCTTTTCTCACGGGGGAGAGACCGGTTCGAGaagaaagagatgatgataagGAGGACCTTGGGATCTGTTTTGCAAGAAAAGAATTAGGGTTACCTCAGTGGTGGGAGGACGATGCTCTTCTCAAATCCAAGAATCTCCAAGAATTGAACCGTGCCGTCAACTCAATGTCTAGGTTGctgacaaaaataaaagagttgCGTGCTGATGACGCTGCTGACGAGCAAGAGCAACCTCCTcctctgaagaagaagatgaagaaaacagAACCCACCGTGGAACAAACCCTAGTTCTCCACAAAACCCTAGATTGCAACAACAATGTTATgacagaggaggaggagcttgATCACATCATGTCTACCTGTGAAAGCTTTTGTCTTCCCCGCAACAACAACAAGATGACAGAGCCCACCGTGGATCAACCACTCATCTTCCCATCCGATATTTGTGTTCCAGACAGCAACGACTTTTCAACTGGAGAGATGAGTTTAGCTTACGAGATAGAAGATATCAATCAACTCATTGATTTTGACTTGGACACCACTTCAGTATTCCTTGACGATTGGCTTTTGGAGTCTGGTGATGGATTTGTGGAGACTAccactactactactactactcaaGAGAGTAATAGTTACTATGTAGCTTGTGATTATGATGCCTCTGCTTTGAATGAAGAAGACACCGACTTCTCTGATTATCTCACTCAGTTTCTGCAGTCTTAA